From Myxococcus xanthus, a single genomic window includes:
- a CDS encoding ADYC domain-containing protein codes for MLPPCLAIYLLSACAPPVDETDTALTQQSFAGDEDDPDSHSQGTQLHATPVRTVMYDEALVQHDGALRVANLKLTRGEIVANMPLSVDGTTPSLMFCGGGAPANEKRSCGFVVDGQGVCSPGSLVTLMGGDSGSPRNRCTGAPVVRVCAGEAPCEHQGPGYLASANSSFSLNNCPAVTFTCPSSGVYTALAGPGTPNTTWLMQLTSRSSTYPTTRKILRGEELIGARLRQPSMGPALVVEDVINANALPNTEGSGMWEPSGHTFLYQVRYTTASVPLCPTGANWAVPVKGLFDLQGDRYESPRAFTLGCDAGVIAKCYRWGYHPWLDGATSGPITEAHWSCTRMARADYCGQGTSFTLDGTRIRPWDALTPAIISAPSPDSSSNDLTFEAGWNTAGPACLSHLRWKHLTAPCVPLNPPIYDANGNIVNDCRDPNTPYAPGKCAEICDNAEEAAQYYGSRVFNHSAINTP; via the coding sequence ATGCTCCCGCCCTGTCTCGCCATCTACCTGCTCTCCGCCTGCGCGCCCCCCGTGGACGAAACGGACACGGCGCTGACCCAGCAATCCTTCGCGGGTGACGAGGACGACCCCGACTCCCACTCCCAAGGTACCCAGCTTCACGCAACTCCCGTGCGCACCGTGATGTACGACGAAGCACTCGTGCAGCACGACGGTGCGCTCCGGGTCGCCAACCTGAAACTGACGCGCGGGGAAATCGTGGCCAACATGCCCCTCTCCGTGGATGGCACCACGCCGAGCCTGATGTTTTGCGGCGGGGGAGCGCCCGCGAACGAGAAGCGAAGCTGTGGCTTCGTCGTGGACGGACAAGGCGTCTGTTCGCCAGGAAGTCTCGTCACGCTCATGGGTGGCGACAGCGGCTCCCCTCGAAACCGGTGCACGGGGGCCCCCGTGGTCCGCGTCTGCGCGGGCGAAGCCCCGTGCGAGCACCAGGGGCCGGGCTATCTCGCCTCCGCCAACAGCAGCTTCTCCCTCAACAACTGCCCCGCCGTCACGTTCACCTGTCCCTCCAGCGGCGTGTACACCGCGCTCGCGGGACCGGGCACGCCCAACACCACCTGGCTGATGCAGCTCACGAGCCGGTCGAGCACCTACCCCACGACACGCAAGATCCTCCGAGGCGAGGAGCTGATTGGCGCGCGGCTCCGTCAGCCGTCCATGGGCCCCGCCCTGGTGGTCGAGGACGTCATCAACGCGAACGCGCTCCCCAACACCGAAGGCTCCGGCATGTGGGAGCCGAGCGGGCACACCTTCCTCTACCAGGTGCGCTACACGACGGCGTCCGTGCCCCTGTGCCCGACTGGGGCGAACTGGGCCGTGCCAGTGAAGGGACTCTTCGACCTGCAGGGCGACCGGTACGAGAGCCCCCGGGCCTTCACGCTGGGCTGTGACGCGGGCGTCATCGCCAAGTGCTACCGCTGGGGCTACCACCCGTGGCTGGACGGCGCGACATCCGGGCCCATCACCGAGGCTCACTGGTCCTGCACCCGCATGGCGCGCGCCGACTACTGCGGCCAGGGAACGTCCTTCACCCTGGACGGCACCCGCATCCGTCCCTGGGACGCCCTGACGCCGGCCATCATCTCCGCGCCCTCGCCGGACTCCAGCTCGAATGACCTGACCTTCGAGGCGGGTTGGAACACCGCGGGCCCCGCGTGCCTCAGCCACCTGCGCTGGAAGCACCTGACCGCGCCCTGCGTGCCGCTCAATCCCCCCATCTACGATGCGAACGGCAACATCGTGAACGATTGCAGGGACCCGAACACGCCCTACGCCCCGGGCAAGTGCGCGGAGATTTGCGACAACGCAGAGGAGGCCGCCCAGTACTACGGCAGCCGCGTCTTCAATCACTCCGCCATCAACACGCCCTGA
- a CDS encoding MerR family transcriptional regulator, protein MAERTYRINIAAELAGVRVELIRAWERRYGVLTPRRTPAGYRAYTDRDVAVLKQLKRLTDEGVAISEAAKLLPQLMEGLEAEVAGRGASQDARPHAETWRESMLAATQAYDQPRVSDVLDEVLAALPPLKAFDEVLAPLLCDVGERWESGTLTVAQEHLVSQMVRARLVSLLHAAPLGRHRHGVLACFPEEEHEMGLLGAALRLRHLGVRVTLLGQRVPAEDLGRAVLALRPDFVGLSTVASRSAEDFEDTLTRLRQALPRGLPVWVGGAAARSHQAVCERLAVHVFQGEEDWDRLAGT, encoded by the coding sequence ATGGCTGAGCGCACCTATCGAATCAACATCGCCGCGGAGTTGGCAGGAGTCCGGGTGGAGCTCATCCGGGCCTGGGAGCGCCGCTACGGCGTGCTCACGCCGCGCCGCACCCCCGCGGGCTACCGCGCCTATACGGACCGGGACGTGGCGGTGCTCAAGCAGCTCAAGCGGTTGACCGACGAAGGCGTGGCCATCAGCGAAGCGGCGAAGCTGCTGCCTCAGTTGATGGAGGGGCTGGAGGCGGAAGTCGCGGGGCGGGGTGCCAGCCAGGACGCGCGGCCGCATGCGGAGACGTGGCGGGAGTCCATGCTCGCCGCCACCCAGGCGTATGACCAGCCGCGCGTGTCGGACGTGCTCGACGAGGTGTTGGCCGCGCTGCCCCCGCTCAAGGCCTTCGATGAGGTGCTGGCGCCCCTTCTCTGCGACGTGGGCGAGCGCTGGGAGTCGGGCACGCTGACAGTGGCGCAGGAGCACCTGGTGTCGCAGATGGTGCGGGCGCGGCTGGTGAGCCTGCTGCACGCGGCGCCCCTGGGGCGGCACCGGCATGGTGTCCTGGCGTGCTTTCCGGAAGAGGAGCACGAGATGGGCCTGCTGGGAGCGGCGCTGCGGCTGCGGCACCTGGGCGTGCGGGTGACGCTGCTGGGGCAGCGCGTTCCCGCGGAGGACCTGGGCCGCGCGGTATTGGCGCTGCGGCCCGACTTCGTGGGGCTGTCCACGGTGGCCAGCCGGAGCGCAGAGGACTTCGAGGACACCCTGACGCGTTTGAGGCAGGCGCTGCCCAGGGGGCTGCCCGTCTGGGTGGGCGGCGCCGCCGCGCGCTCGCACCAGGCCGTGTGCGAGCGGTTGGCGGTGCACGTCTTCCAGGGCGAGGAGGACTGGGACCGCCTCGCGGGTACGTGA
- a CDS encoding MerR family transcriptional regulator, translating to MTLRIRTIARMTGIREATLRAWERRYGFPRPLRSEGNNYRVYSREEVEAVRRVARLIQEEGLSVSEAIAQVKTEPPREQPEAERLRERFWSSVGALEGDEVTRVLDDAQTVMDVEAYCDGFLLPLLREMGVRLDVAREHLASALIRQRLRQVYDALSPAPAGPRALLACPSGDHHEGGLLVLGIHLKRKGWRVTMLGADTPAAALQGACVQVRPDVVALSFVRARAPEEFASVLEDALRACAPFPVVVGGLGAREHLKAIFSLGAQYAESSEELVAIWNQVRNAQNRP from the coding sequence ATGACGTTGCGCATCCGCACCATCGCGCGCATGACGGGCATCCGCGAGGCGACGCTGCGCGCCTGGGAGCGGCGCTACGGTTTCCCGCGTCCGCTGCGCAGCGAAGGCAACAACTACCGCGTCTATTCGCGCGAGGAGGTGGAGGCCGTCCGCCGTGTGGCCCGGCTCATCCAGGAGGAAGGCCTGTCGGTGAGCGAGGCCATCGCCCAGGTGAAGACGGAGCCGCCGCGTGAGCAGCCCGAAGCCGAGCGCCTGCGCGAGCGCTTCTGGTCCTCCGTGGGGGCCCTGGAAGGGGACGAGGTGACGCGCGTGCTGGATGACGCACAGACCGTCATGGACGTGGAGGCCTACTGTGACGGCTTCCTGCTGCCCCTGCTGCGGGAGATGGGCGTGCGGCTGGACGTCGCGCGGGAGCACCTGGCCTCCGCCCTCATCCGCCAGCGCCTGCGGCAGGTGTATGACGCACTGTCCCCCGCGCCTGCCGGCCCCCGTGCGCTGCTCGCCTGTCCGTCAGGGGACCACCATGAAGGCGGCCTGCTGGTGCTGGGCATCCACCTCAAGCGCAAGGGGTGGCGGGTGACGATGCTGGGCGCGGACACCCCGGCGGCGGCGCTGCAGGGGGCTTGCGTGCAGGTTCGGCCGGACGTGGTGGCGCTGTCCTTCGTGCGCGCCCGTGCGCCGGAGGAGTTCGCGTCCGTCCTGGAAGACGCGCTCCGGGCCTGCGCGCCCTTTCCCGTGGTCGTCGGCGGGCTGGGGGCTCGCGAGCACCTGAAGGCCATTTTCTCGCTCGGCGCGCAGTACGCGGAGTCATCGGAAGAGCTGGTGGCCATCTGGAACCAGGTGCGCAACGCTCAGAATCGCCCGTAG
- a CDS encoding lysophospholipid acyltransferase family protein: protein MIHAAKGGPLGWAWDRYIGWKFRSAFRGLWVRGALPPGGPGRLVYLNHSNWWDGFVLNQLCQTAGWDGYCLMDEENLRRYRFLTRIGAFSIRRKDATSPVASLRYAKELLRKPRAVVFVFPEGEHRPFGVLPLRLERGVELLARVSKVECLPIAVRYGFFEHERPDVLLEVGTPHPPGDMSVFQEGLETVVRRLAAVTSMEGFTRRVSGARGVAERWDAARGLAS from the coding sequence GTGATTCACGCGGCGAAAGGAGGCCCGCTGGGCTGGGCGTGGGACCGGTACATCGGATGGAAGTTCCGCTCGGCGTTCCGGGGATTGTGGGTGCGTGGGGCGCTTCCGCCGGGAGGGCCGGGCCGGCTGGTGTACCTGAACCACTCCAACTGGTGGGACGGCTTCGTGCTCAACCAGCTCTGCCAGACGGCGGGTTGGGACGGCTACTGCCTCATGGATGAGGAGAACCTGCGCCGCTACCGCTTCCTCACGCGCATTGGCGCCTTCAGCATCCGGCGCAAGGACGCGACGTCGCCGGTGGCGTCGCTGCGCTACGCGAAGGAGTTGCTGCGAAAGCCCCGCGCGGTGGTGTTCGTCTTCCCGGAGGGCGAGCACCGCCCCTTCGGCGTGCTCCCACTGCGACTGGAGCGGGGCGTGGAGCTACTGGCGCGGGTGTCGAAGGTGGAGTGCCTGCCCATCGCGGTGCGCTACGGCTTCTTCGAACACGAGCGTCCAGACGTGTTGCTGGAGGTGGGCACCCCGCATCCGCCCGGTGACATGTCCGTCTTCCAGGAGGGATTGGAGACGGTGGTGCGGCGACTGGCGGCGGTGACGTCCATGGAGGGCTTCACGCGCAGGGTGTCCGGTGCGCGAGGCGTGGCGGAGCGCTGGGACGCGGCCCGGGGGCTGGCGTCATGA
- a CDS encoding lycopene cyclase domain-containing protein: MMETKWAYLIHLLGWTLPVIAFQLVVLVRHYKERSGAVLKAVLPPAFIMGLYLSIADHLAISTGIWNFGEGKHLGVYLGVVPLEEVVFFLITSVLVSLGLALFTGLVALLGEARAS, translated from the coding sequence ATGATGGAGACGAAGTGGGCATACCTCATCCACCTGTTGGGCTGGACGCTGCCGGTCATCGCCTTCCAGTTGGTGGTGCTGGTGCGCCACTACAAGGAACGCTCCGGCGCGGTGCTCAAGGCGGTGCTGCCGCCGGCCTTCATCATGGGGCTGTACCTGTCCATCGCGGACCACCTGGCCATCTCCACCGGCATCTGGAACTTTGGTGAAGGCAAGCACCTGGGCGTGTACCTGGGCGTGGTGCCGCTGGAAGAGGTGGTCTTCTTCCTGATTACCAGCGTGTTGGTGTCGCTGGGCCTGGCGCTGTTCACCGGGTTGGTGGCGCTGCTGGGGGAGGCCCGGGCGTCGTGA
- a CDS encoding lycopene cyclase domain-containing protein has translation MTYARFLGLFVVVPILFLAWRYRRTFTARSLAPMGLLLIVVYAATSPWDNLAVKWGLWGFDPERIWGIKLGYLPLEEYLFFGLQTLLVGLWAQARLARALAPDAQASRPAAETGERREGALTAREVAP, from the coding sequence ATGACGTACGCGCGATTCCTCGGGCTGTTCGTGGTGGTGCCCATACTCTTCCTGGCGTGGCGCTACCGCCGCACCTTCACGGCCAGGAGCCTGGCGCCCATGGGGCTCCTGCTCATCGTCGTGTACGCGGCGACGTCGCCCTGGGACAACCTGGCGGTGAAGTGGGGCCTGTGGGGTTTCGACCCCGAGCGCATCTGGGGCATCAAGCTGGGGTACCTGCCTCTGGAGGAGTACCTCTTCTTCGGCCTGCAGACGCTGTTGGTGGGGCTGTGGGCCCAGGCCCGGCTGGCGCGTGCGCTGGCGCCGGATGCCCAGGCGTCTCGGCCCGCGGCGGAGACGGGTGAGCGCCGCGAAGGCGCGCTGACGGCTCGGGAGGTGGCGCCATGA